From one Bacteroides intestinalis DSM 17393 genomic stretch:
- a CDS encoding DUF4377 domain-containing protein: MKTKRLLGLLLLILPITGFVACSDDEPQDKVETVKMFISDKTGTYQPWGSDSPIDCMLVKEESESDYKTLDFQGITDFVYEKGYEYALWVEKRTLVNPPADGSSIVYKLIDVISKAKVEYEYTIKVDGPNPFILSPEGGEYEIPFTCKAKKFAEGSLVEDGYISLKGLRYNMGTNYGGLTRVVKDGEKVGFYKFVIEGIPRFNMKAAPVWYCGIYTPDADLLFGPEPEPIYKQLFEQPQTEGEDYYMNSVIFMSTGTFAE; this comes from the coding sequence ATGAAGACAAAACGCTTATTAGGATTATTGCTATTAATCCTGCCAATCACTGGCTTTGTTGCTTGTAGTGATGATGAACCGCAAGACAAGGTAGAAACTGTAAAAATGTTTATTTCTGACAAAACTGGTACTTATCAGCCTTGGGGGAGTGATTCTCCTATCGATTGTATGTTGGTGAAAGAAGAAAGTGAAAGTGACTACAAAACGCTGGATTTTCAAGGAATTACTGATTTCGTTTACGAAAAAGGCTATGAGTATGCTTTATGGGTTGAGAAAAGAACCTTGGTTAATCCTCCTGCTGATGGGAGTAGCATTGTCTACAAATTGATAGATGTAATATCGAAGGCAAAAGTAGAGTATGAATACACTATAAAAGTAGATGGCCCTAATCCTTTTATTCTGTCTCCCGAAGGTGGTGAATATGAAATACCTTTTACCTGTAAAGCGAAGAAATTTGCAGAGGGTAGCCTGGTTGAAGATGGATATATTTCTTTAAAAGGGTTGAGATATAATATGGGTACCAATTACGGAGGGCTGACAAGAGTCGTAAAAGATGGTGAAAAGGTTGGGTTTTATAAATTTGTAATAGAAGGCATTCCGCGCTTTAATATGAAAGCGGCTCCTGTATGGTATTGTGGTATCTACACTCCGGATGCGGATTTACTTTTCGGACCTGAGCCGGAGCCTATTTATAAACAACTGTTTGAACAACCACAGACAGAGGGTGAGGACTATTATATGAATTCGGTAATCTTTATGTCTACAGGCACATTTGCTGAATAA